In Solanum stenotomum isolate F172 chromosome 6, ASM1918654v1, whole genome shotgun sequence, one DNA window encodes the following:
- the LOC125868876 gene encoding rust resistance kinase Lr10-like has protein sequence MPLAYSVINQEQIKDIVFQLAIFLQIHRSPSEPNSTDLLDLLTPSFTLDWELSLNYSSCLHREGFWESIAEDHRNIEAFLKNSGSYAPKRYSYTDIKRITNHFKNKLGQGGFGNVYRGSLRNGSQVAVKVLNELKGSGEDFINEVASISRTSHVNIVSLVGFCFEGHKRALLYEFMPNGSLEKFIYEEISDGVRQLGWQILYEIALGIARGLEYLHRGCNTRILHFDIKRHNILLDEDFCPKISDFGLAKLCIKKESIVSMLGPRGTIGYIAPEVVCRNLGGVSHKSDVYSYGMMVLEMVGGRKNVDVGVDRTSEIYFPHWLYRRIELDEELQLIGIMNEEENECARKMVIASLWCIQTDPANRPSMSKVVEMLEGKLDSLQMPPKPYLYSPSRPEVDSSIIELTTTTTTTTMYPV, from the exons ATGCCTTTAGCTTATAGTGTCATAAACCAAGAACAGATCAAAGACATAGTATTCCAGCTAGCGATCTTCCTGCAAATTCATCGTTCACCTTCAGAACCAAATTCTACTGATTTGCTGGATCTATTGACTCCTAGTTTCACATTAGATTGGGAATTGTCGTTAAATTATTCCAGCTGTCTTCATAGAGAAGG GTTTTGGGAATCTATAGCTGAGGATCACCGAAATATTGAAGCATTTCTGAAGAACTCTGGGTCATATGCTCCAAAAAGATACAGCTATACAGACATCAAGCGAATCACCAATCACTTCAAAAACAAACTAGGCCAAGGAGGATTTGGTAATGTATACAGAGGAAGTTTGCGTAACGGGAGTCAAGTGGCAGTAAAGGTCCTGAATGAACTAAAAGGCAGTGGTGAAGATTTTATTAACGAAGTGGCAAGTATTAGCAGAACATCACATGTTAACATCGTGAGCCTTGTGGGATTTTGTTTTGAGGGTCACAAAAGAGCTCTTTTATATGAGTTCATGCCAAATGGATCTCTTGAAAAGTTTATTTATGAGGAAATATCTGACGGAGTTCGCCAATTAGGCTGGCAAATATTGTATGAAATTGCATTAGGCATTGCTCGAGGATTGGAGTACTTGCACCGTGGTTGTAACACTCGGATTTTGCATTTTGATATAAAGCGTCATAATATCCTACTAGATGAGGATTTTTGTCCAAAGATCTCCGACTTTGGTCTTGCCAAACTATGCATAAAAAAGGAGAGTATCGTGTCAATGTTAGGTCCACGAGGTACTATAGGCTATATTGCTCCAGAAGTTGTTTGCAGAAACTTGGGAGGTGTCTCTCACAAGTCTGACGTCTATAGCTATGGAATGATGGTCCTAGAGATGGTTGGAGGAAGAAAGAATGTTGATGTTGGAGTTGATCGTACGAGTGAAATCTACTTTCCACATTGGCTCTATCGACGAATAGAACTAGATGAAGAGCTTCAACTAATCGGGATAATGAATGAAGAGGAGAACGAATGTGCAAGAAAGATGGTGATAGCAAGTTTGTGGTGCATACAGACTGATCCGGCAAATCGGCCATCGATGAGCAAGGTTGTGGAAATGTTAGAGGGGAAACTAGACTCTTTGCAAATGCCTCCCAAGCCTTATCTATATTCTCCCTCAAGACCAGAGGTAGATTCATCAATAATAGAactgacaacaacaacaacaacaacaacaatgtaCCCAGTATAG
- the LOC125866674 gene encoding LEAF RUST 10 DISEASE-RESISTANCE LOCUS RECEPTOR-LIKE PROTEIN KINASE-like 1.2, translated as MNQEKRYILIASLNLCVFCFILQLDKCSAVDPQFVVCNKSVNCRYGPRISFPFYIEDVQESYCGYPGFGLYCSEQGFPAVHIAGNEYVVEDIRYQDHTFQLKNSVFNSSVRNGCVSDIKNMSLDNRPFQFVKKSKIYLLSKCNGSISENLSKHMIHFGCGGENVNDWGYAMLADDERFESALQVCEKHVMAPVEMLGDEGSNRDVDYLWILRRGFRLNWTAANCSECAESRGHCGFDVINYQFKCFCTDSPHALSCHPSGKPLSSS; from the coding sequence ATGAACCAAGAAAAAAGGTATATCTTGATAGCATCATTAAACCTTTGTGTTTTCTGCTTCATTCTGCAACTAGATAAATGTTCTGCTGTTGATCCACAGTTTGTAGTATGTAATAAATCAGTAAATTGTAGATATGGTCCAAGAATAAGCTTTCCATTTTATATTGAAGATGTTCAAGAATCTTATTGTGGGTACCCTGGATTTGGGCTATATTGTAGTGAACAAGGGTTTCCTGCTGTACATATAGCTGGAAATGAGTATGTAGTTGAAGATATTAGATATCAAGATCATACTTTTCAGCTTAAAAATTCAGTCTTTAACAGTAGTGTAAGGAATGGATGTGTTTCTGATATCAAGAATATGTCACTCGATAATCGCCCTTTTCAGTTTgttaagaaatcaaaaatttACTTGTTGTCGAAGTGTAATGGTTCGATATCTGAGAATCTTTCGAAGCACATGATTCATTTTGGTTGTGGTGGAGAAAATGTGAATGATTGGGGTTATGCAATGTTAGCTGATGATGAAAGATTTGAGTCTGCATTACAAGTGTGTGAAAAACATGTAATGGCACCAGTAGAAATGCTTGGTGATGAGGGAAGTAATCGAGATGTTGACTATCTGTGGATTTTGAGAAGGGGGTTTAGATTGAACTGGACTGCTGCTAATTGCAGTGAATGTGCAGAAAGTAGAGGACATTGCGGATTTGATGTTATCAATTATCAATTCAAATGTTTCTGCACTGACAGCCCTCATGCATTGAGTTGCCACCCTTCCGGTAAGCCCCTATCTAGCAGTTAA